From Pseudomonas vanderleydeniana, the proteins below share one genomic window:
- a CDS encoding MFS transporter, which produces MHQARNVIRYINAAHVIDHMFMLIFPAAVLGMGEAFGLDFAQMIGLSLGGFIAFGACSLPAGWLGDRWSRRSMMLLFFFGIGAAAVFTGLASTAPMLTLGLTLIGIFAAIYHPVGTAMLVSYARNRGREIGINGMWGNLGVAFSALVTGLLVAHFGWRAAFILPGVISILLGVGFALQVREEPIPVTAHVRPKGENGRQISMVMVFSVLALVTATGGVVFNATTMTYPKLFQERLHDLFASPQALGLVVSLAYAFGAVAQLSIGRVIDRVSLKWPFVLLTLCQAPMLFGLAHVDGVAVMVLGAALMFVVFGQVTVNDAMVANFVAPQWQARVFALRYCLSFGASATAIPLIAYIEPRQGFAGLYLVLAGFGALTFIAALVFPRTPAQLPAGQAA; this is translated from the coding sequence ATGCACCAAGCCAGAAACGTGATCCGCTATATCAATGCCGCCCATGTGATCGACCACATGTTCATGCTGATCTTTCCCGCTGCCGTACTGGGCATGGGCGAGGCCTTCGGTCTCGACTTCGCCCAGATGATTGGCCTTTCCCTCGGCGGCTTCATTGCCTTTGGCGCCTGTTCGCTGCCGGCGGGCTGGCTGGGCGATCGCTGGAGCCGGCGCAGCATGATGCTGCTGTTCTTCTTCGGCATCGGTGCGGCCGCGGTGTTCACCGGCCTTGCCAGCACGGCGCCGATGTTGACCCTGGGGCTGACGCTGATCGGCATTTTCGCCGCGATCTATCATCCGGTGGGCACGGCGATGCTGGTCAGCTACGCGCGCAACCGCGGCCGGGAAATCGGCATCAACGGCATGTGGGGCAACCTTGGCGTGGCGTTTTCGGCGTTGGTCACCGGACTGCTGGTGGCGCACTTCGGCTGGCGCGCCGCGTTCATCCTGCCCGGGGTGATCTCGATCCTGCTGGGCGTGGGATTTGCCTTGCAGGTGCGCGAGGAGCCGATCCCGGTGACTGCCCATGTCCGGCCCAAGGGTGAGAATGGCCGGCAGATCTCGATGGTCATGGTATTCAGCGTACTGGCCCTGGTCACCGCCACCGGCGGAGTGGTGTTCAACGCCACCACGATGACCTACCCGAAGCTGTTCCAGGAGCGTCTGCATGACCTGTTCGCCTCGCCGCAGGCCCTCGGCCTAGTGGTCAGCCTGGCCTATGCCTTCGGTGCGGTCGCGCAGTTGAGCATCGGCCGGGTGATCGACCGTGTCAGCCTCAAGTGGCCCTTCGTGCTGTTGACCCTGTGCCAGGCGCCGATGTTGTTCGGGCTGGCCCATGTCGATGGCGTGGCGGTGATGGTCCTGGGCGCGGCATTGATGTTCGTGGTGTTCGGCCAGGTCACGGTGAACGACGCGATGGTCGCCAATTTCGTCGCCCCGCAGTGGCAGGCACGGGTGTTCGCCTTGCGCTACTGCCTGTCCTTCGGGGCCAGCGCCACGGCGATTCCGTTGATCGCCTACATCGAGCCGCGCCAGGGTTTTGCCGGGTTGTACCTGGTCCTGGCGGGGTTTGGCGCGCTGACCTTCATCGCCGCGCTGGTGTTTCCCAGGACCCCGGCCCAGCTGCCAGCGGGGCAGGCGGCCTGA
- a CDS encoding 2-hydroxyacid dehydrogenase, whose product MSHPRRAVFLDHPSLDLGDLDLEPLRACFDELRLCSRTTAQNLLEHLAGATVAITNKVPLDAATLAACPELKLILVSATGTNNVDLVAARAQGITVSNCQAYGTPSVAQHTLMLLLALATRLNDYQKAVGEGRWQQATQFCLLDFPIVELQGKTLGLLGHGELGGAVAKLAEAFGMRVLLGQIPGRPQRDDRIPLAQLLPQVDALTLHCPLNEHTRHFIGVAELALLKPGAFVVNTARGGLIDEQALADALRNGHLGGAATDVLSVEPPRADNPLLAGDIPRLIVTPHNAWGSREARQRIVGQLAENALGFFAGAALRVVN is encoded by the coding sequence ATGAGCCACCCTCGCCGCGCGGTATTTCTCGATCATCCCTCCCTGGACCTCGGCGACCTCGACCTCGAACCCTTGCGCGCCTGCTTCGACGAGTTGCGCCTGTGCAGCCGGACCACAGCGCAGAACCTGCTCGAACACCTGGCCGGTGCCACTGTCGCCATCACCAACAAGGTGCCGCTGGACGCCGCGACGCTGGCTGCCTGCCCCGAGTTGAAACTGATCCTGGTCTCTGCCACCGGTACCAATAACGTCGACCTGGTTGCCGCCCGGGCGCAGGGTATCACCGTCAGCAACTGCCAGGCCTATGGTACCCCGTCGGTAGCCCAGCATACGTTGATGTTGCTGCTGGCCCTGGCGACCCGCCTGAACGATTACCAGAAGGCCGTGGGCGAGGGCCGCTGGCAGCAGGCGACACAGTTCTGCCTGCTGGACTTCCCGATCGTCGAACTGCAGGGCAAGACGCTCGGCCTGCTCGGTCATGGCGAACTGGGCGGGGCGGTGGCGAAGCTGGCCGAAGCCTTCGGCATGCGCGTGCTGCTGGGGCAGATTCCCGGACGACCACAGCGAGACGACCGCATCCCGCTGGCACAGTTGCTGCCGCAGGTCGACGCCCTGACGCTGCACTGCCCCCTGAACGAACACACCCGCCATTTTATCGGTGTCGCCGAGTTGGCCCTGCTCAAGCCGGGAGCCTTCGTGGTCAACACCGCCCGCGGCGGCCTGATCGACGAGCAGGCGCTGGCCGACGCCCTGCGCAACGGTCATCTCGGTGGCGCGGCGACCGACGTTCTCAGCGTCGAGCCACCGCGTGCCGACAACCCGCTGCTGGCCGGCGACATTCCGCGATTGATCGTCACCCCGCACAACGCCTGGGGCAGCCGCGAAGCCCGGCAACGCATCGTCGGCCAACTGGCGGAAAATGCCCTGGGCTTTTTCGCCGGGGCAGCGCTACGGGTCGTCAATTGA
- a CDS encoding TMEM165/GDT1 family protein codes for MLDSLLVPTAIVALAEIGDKTQLLALILAARFRKPWPIIAGIVAATLANHAAAGAVGAWFGSFFSDAVLHWVLAASFTATALWTLVPDKMDDDEASTSRKFGPFLTTLIAFFLAEIGDKTQVATVMLAAQYPELWLVIIGTTLGMLIANVPVVLAGNFAADKLPLTLIRRLAASAFFILAIVAVYKAMQSSGWI; via the coding sequence ATGCTGGATTCTCTTCTCGTTCCCACCGCAATCGTTGCCTTGGCCGAAATCGGCGACAAGACGCAATTGCTCGCGCTCATCCTGGCAGCTCGTTTTCGCAAACCCTGGCCGATCATCGCCGGTATCGTCGCCGCGACCCTGGCCAACCACGCGGCAGCCGGCGCGGTAGGTGCCTGGTTCGGCAGTTTCTTCTCGGATGCGGTGTTGCACTGGGTGCTGGCCGCGAGCTTCACCGCCACCGCACTGTGGACCCTGGTGCCAGACAAGATGGACGATGACGAAGCCAGCACCAGCCGCAAGTTCGGCCCGTTCCTGACCACGCTGATCGCGTTCTTCCTGGCGGAGATCGGCGACAAGACCCAGGTCGCCACGGTCATGCTGGCGGCCCAGTATCCGGAACTGTGGCTGGTGATCATCGGCACCACCCTGGGCATGCTGATTGCCAACGTACCGGTGGTGCTGGCCGGCAACTTCGCCGCCGACAAGCTGCCGCTGACCCTGATTCGCCGCCTGGCCGCCTCGGCGTTCTTCATCCTGGCGATCGTCGCGGTGTACAAGGCAATGCAGAGCAGCGGCTGGATCTGA
- a CDS encoding fatty acid--CoA ligase, translating to MLQTRVIPPAEGAYRYPLLIKRLLMSGSRYEKTREIVYRDKVRYNYPTLAERVARLANVLTAAGVKAGDTVAVMDWDSHRYLECMFAIPMLGAVIHTINVRLSPEQILYTMNHADDRFVLVNSEFVGLYQAIAGQLTTVEKTLLLTDTDATTAELPNLVGEYEQLLAAASPVYDFHDFDENSVATTFYTTGTTGNPKGVYFSHRQLVLHTMGVATVMGSVDSVRLLGTNDVYMPITPMFHVHAWGLPYVATMLGLKQVYPGRYDPEYLVELWRREKVSFSHCVPTILQMVLNAKAAQGTDFKGWKMVIGGSALNRTLYETAKSRGIQLTAAYGMSETGPLVSCAHLNEELMAGSEDERTTYRIKAGVPGPLVEAAIIDDEGNFLPADGESQGELVLRAPWLSEGYFNEPEKGAQLWAGGWQHTGDVATLDSMGVIDIRDRIKDVIKTGGEWVSSLALEDLVSRHPAVREVAVVGIADPQWGERPFALLVVREGQQIDARELKEHLKPFVELGHLSKWAIPSQIAVVTEIPKTSVGKLDKKRIRLDIVEWQESNSAFLSTL from the coding sequence ATGTTGCAGACACGCGTAATTCCGCCCGCCGAAGGGGCTTATCGATACCCGTTGCTGATCAAGCGGTTGCTGATGTCCGGCAGCCGCTACGAGAAGACCCGCGAAATCGTCTATCGCGACAAGGTGCGCTACAACTATCCCACCCTGGCCGAGCGGGTCGCCCGCCTGGCCAACGTGCTGACCGCCGCTGGCGTCAAGGCCGGCGATACCGTGGCGGTGATGGACTGGGACAGCCATCGCTACCTGGAGTGCATGTTCGCCATTCCGATGCTCGGTGCGGTGATCCATACGATCAACGTGCGCCTGTCGCCGGAGCAGATCCTCTACACCATGAACCACGCCGATGACCGCTTCGTGCTGGTCAACAGCGAGTTCGTCGGGCTGTACCAGGCGATTGCCGGGCAGTTGACCACCGTGGAGAAGACCCTGCTGCTCACCGATACCGACGCGACCACGGCCGAGCTGCCGAACCTGGTCGGCGAGTACGAGCAACTGCTGGCGGCGGCGAGCCCGGTCTACGACTTCCATGATTTCGACGAGAACTCCGTCGCGACCACCTTCTACACCACCGGTACCACCGGCAACCCCAAGGGCGTGTATTTCAGCCACCGGCAACTGGTGCTGCACACCATGGGCGTGGCGACGGTCATGGGCAGCGTCGACAGTGTACGCCTGCTGGGTACCAACGATGTGTACATGCCGATCACGCCGATGTTCCACGTGCACGCCTGGGGCCTGCCCTATGTGGCGACGATGCTTGGGCTCAAGCAGGTTTACCCTGGCCGCTACGACCCGGAGTACCTGGTGGAGCTGTGGCGCAGGGAGAAGGTCAGTTTCTCCCACTGCGTACCGACCATCCTGCAGATGGTGCTCAACGCCAAGGCAGCGCAAGGCACCGACTTCAAGGGCTGGAAGATGGTCATCGGCGGCAGCGCGCTGAACCGCACACTGTACGAAACCGCCAAGAGCCGTGGCATCCAGCTGACAGCCGCCTACGGCATGTCGGAAACCGGGCCGCTAGTGTCCTGTGCGCATCTCAACGAAGAGCTGATGGCCGGCAGCGAGGACGAGCGCACCACCTACCGGATCAAGGCCGGTGTGCCCGGGCCGCTGGTCGAGGCGGCGATCATCGACGATGAAGGCAATTTCCTGCCGGCCGATGGCGAGAGCCAGGGCGAGCTGGTACTGCGGGCGCCGTGGTTGAGCGAGGGCTATTTCAACGAGCCGGAAAAGGGGGCCCAGCTCTGGGCCGGTGGCTGGCAGCACACCGGGGACGTCGCGACCCTGGACAGCATGGGCGTGATCGACATTCGTGACCGGATCAAGGACGTGATCAAGACCGGTGGCGAATGGGTCTCGTCCCTGGCCCTGGAGGACCTGGTCAGCCGCCATCCGGCGGTACGCGAAGTAGCAGTGGTGGGCATTGCCGACCCGCAGTGGGGCGAGCGTCCGTTTGCCCTGCTGGTGGTGCGTGAAGGTCAGCAGATCGACGCGAGGGAGCTCAAGGAACACCTCAAGCCGTTCGTCGAGCTGGGCCACCTGAGCAAGTGGGCGATTCCGAGCCAGATTGCCGTTGTTACTGAAATTCCCAAGACCAGCGTCGGCAAGCTCGACAAGAAGCGTATCCGCCTCGACATCGTCGAATGGCAGGAAAGCAACAGCGCCTTCCTTTCCACCTTGTAA
- a CDS encoding class I SAM-dependent methyltransferase encodes MDPRSEVLLRQAEYFQGNLLLVGLPADDLLGHLPNARGWCWHAGDQAALEARFAGRSHFGVNPPEAAFDAAVVFLPKSRELADYLLNAVASRLPGGEVFLVGEKRGGIEGAAKKLSTLGKPRKLDSARHCQLWQVGVAEAPQAKPLESLARHYQLELADGPLTVVSLPGVFSHGRLDRGTALLLEHLDNLPGGPLLDFGCGAGVLGAAVKRRYPDNPVVMLDVDAFAAASSRLTLAANGLEGEVLTGDGIDAAPLGLSTILSNPPFHTGVHTDYQASENLLKKSAKHLRNGGELRLVANSFLRYQPLIEEYLGNCVTRAEGDGFRIYSARRG; translated from the coding sequence ATGGATCCGCGCAGTGAAGTACTGCTTCGTCAGGCCGAATATTTCCAGGGCAACCTGCTGCTGGTCGGTCTGCCCGCCGACGACCTGCTCGGCCACTTGCCCAACGCCCGCGGCTGGTGCTGGCACGCCGGCGACCAGGCGGCCCTGGAGGCACGTTTCGCCGGGCGCAGCCACTTTGGCGTGAATCCGCCGGAGGCAGCGTTCGACGCCGCCGTGGTGTTCCTGCCCAAGTCCCGCGAACTGGCCGACTACCTGCTCAATGCCGTCGCCTCGCGGCTGCCCGGCGGCGAGGTTTTCCTGGTCGGTGAAAAACGCGGCGGCATCGAAGGCGCGGCCAAAAAGCTGTCGACACTCGGCAAGCCACGCAAGCTCGACAGCGCCCGGCATTGCCAGCTGTGGCAGGTTGGTGTCGCCGAGGCACCACAGGCCAAACCGCTGGAGAGCCTCGCCAGGCACTACCAGTTGGAACTGGCCGATGGTCCCCTGACGGTGGTCAGCCTGCCCGGCGTGTTCAGCCATGGTCGCCTGGACCGGGGCACCGCCCTGCTGCTCGAACACCTGGACAACCTGCCCGGCGGTCCCCTGCTCGACTTCGGCTGCGGTGCCGGTGTCCTCGGCGCGGCGGTGAAGCGTCGTTACCCGGACAACCCCGTGGTCATGCTCGACGTCGACGCCTTCGCCGCCGCCAGCAGTCGCCTGACCCTGGCTGCCAACGGTCTGGAAGGTGAGGTGCTGACGGGGGACGGAATCGATGCCGCGCCCCTGGGATTGAGCACGATCCTGAGCAACCCGCCGTTCCATACCGGGGTTCATACCGATTACCAGGCCAGCGAGAACCTGCTGAAAAAATCGGCCAAACATCTGCGAAACGGCGGCGAACTTCGCCTCGTGGCGAACAGCTTCCTACGCTACCAACCGCTGATCGAGGAGTACCTGGGCAACTGCGTGACACGGGCCGAAGGCGACGGTTTCCGAATCTACAGTGCCAGGCGCGGCTGA
- a CDS encoding LysE family translocator produces the protein MYLTEFLTVALIHLLAVASPGPDFAVVVRESVTHGRRAGTWTALGVGSAIFLHVGYSLLGIGLIVSQSIVLFNVLKWLAAAYLLYIGFKAIRARPAAPASEQLAKQAGERTARGAYTAGFVTNGLNPKATLFFLSLFTVVINPHTPLAIQAGYGIYLAAATALWFCLVARLFSQPRVRAGFARMGHWFDRTMGAVLIAIGVKLAFSEMH, from the coding sequence ATGTACCTGACCGAATTCTTGACCGTTGCGCTGATTCACCTGCTGGCGGTGGCCAGCCCGGGCCCCGACTTTGCCGTGGTGGTGCGCGAGAGCGTGACCCATGGCCGGCGTGCCGGCACCTGGACCGCATTGGGAGTGGGCAGCGCGATCTTCCTGCATGTCGGATATTCGCTGCTGGGCATCGGCCTGATCGTGTCGCAGTCGATCGTCCTGTTCAACGTGCTGAAATGGCTGGCGGCGGCCTATCTGCTGTACATCGGCTTCAAGGCGATTCGCGCCAGGCCGGCGGCGCCGGCCTCGGAGCAGCTGGCCAAGCAGGCGGGCGAGCGTACGGCCCGCGGGGCCTACACGGCGGGCTTCGTGACCAATGGCCTGAATCCCAAGGCGACGCTGTTCTTCCTGTCGTTGTTCACCGTGGTGATCAATCCCCACACGCCGCTGGCGATCCAGGCCGGCTATGGCATCTACCTGGCCGCGGCCACCGCGTTGTGGTTCTGCCTGGTGGCGCGGTTGTTCAGCCAGCCACGGGTGCGCGCCGGCTTCGCCCGCATGGGCCACTGGTTCGACCGGACCATGGGCGCGGTGCTGATCGCCATCGGCGTGAAGCTGGCGTTCAGCGAGATGCACTGA
- a CDS encoding methyl-accepting chemotaxis protein — protein MITQVVTSVQSVSDSSEHTADIAIRTNLGVHKQMAEIDQVATAVQEMTATAQDVARNATQAAQAASHADMAASDGMRIVRDTSTAIGDLAVEIGRAVGVVQTLAKDSENINAILTAIRGIAEQTNLLALNAAIEAARAGEQGRGFAVVADEVRNLAQKTQQATEEIQSMIQQLQQGTREVVKVMEDSQHKTDESVQHAAKAAQALETITQAVSVINDMNTQIASAAEEQSAVADDINRNVINIGQVANEVAGGADESSTASAQLTKLAEQQRRLINQFKV, from the coding sequence ATGATCACCCAGGTGGTGACATCAGTGCAGAGCGTCAGCGACTCCTCGGAGCACACCGCCGACATCGCGATCCGCACCAACCTCGGCGTGCACAAGCAAATGGCCGAGATCGACCAGGTTGCCACCGCCGTGCAGGAAATGACCGCCACCGCCCAGGACGTGGCCCGCAACGCCACCCAGGCCGCACAGGCTGCCAGCCACGCCGACATGGCCGCCAGCGACGGCATGCGCATCGTGCGTGACACCTCCACCGCCATCGGCGACCTGGCCGTGGAAATCGGCCGCGCCGTGGGCGTGGTGCAGACCCTGGCCAAGGACAGCGAGAACATCAACGCGATCCTCACCGCGATTCGTGGCATTGCCGAGCAGACCAACCTGCTGGCGCTCAACGCGGCGATCGAGGCGGCCCGGGCCGGCGAACAGGGGCGCGGTTTTGCCGTGGTGGCCGACGAGGTACGCAACCTGGCACAGAAGACCCAGCAGGCCACCGAGGAAATCCAGTCGATGATCCAGCAGTTGCAGCAGGGCACTCGCGAAGTGGTCAAGGTCATGGAGGACAGCCAGCACAAGACCGACGAAAGCGTGCAACATGCGGCCAAGGCCGCCCAGGCCCTGGAAACCATCACCCAGGCGGTGTCGGTGATCAACGACATGAACACCCAGATCGCCAGCGCCGCCGAGGAACAGAGTGCGGTGGCCGACGACATCAACCGCAACGTGATCAACATCGGCCAGGTGGCGAACGAGGTCGCCGGCGGTGCCGACGAGTCGAGCACGGCCAGCGCGCAACTGACCAAGCTGGCGGAGCAGCAGCGCCGGCTGATCAATCAGTTCAAGGTCTGA
- a CDS encoding AraC family transcriptional regulator — protein sequence MLISHFLHGPVSAYPRDYPDGAHQELHRHAEAQLLYAACGVMRLVTSQGAWVIPPTRAVWIPPQVEHEIFMSGEVRMRSLFVAAELSPANLQNCCVLAVTPLLRELIMRAVQGPEQAGNPLIQQLMLEELATLENLPLHIPMPSDRRLQRICLALLQTPTHPNTLEDWALQVGASTRTLARLFQQQVQMNFNTWRQQLRLMEALPRLLAGDSVQQVAKATGYGSARAFSSMFRRLLGENPREYVANLNQFNEMIRIG from the coding sequence ATGTTGATCAGCCACTTCCTCCACGGCCCCGTCAGCGCCTACCCACGGGACTACCCCGACGGTGCCCACCAGGAACTGCACCGACATGCCGAGGCGCAGTTGCTGTATGCCGCGTGTGGCGTGATGCGCCTGGTGACCAGCCAGGGGGCGTGGGTCATCCCGCCGACCCGGGCGGTATGGATTCCACCGCAGGTGGAGCATGAGATTTTCATGAGCGGCGAGGTGCGGATGCGTTCGCTGTTCGTCGCCGCCGAACTGTCGCCGGCCAACCTGCAGAACTGCTGCGTACTGGCGGTGACGCCGCTGCTGCGTGAATTGATCATGAGGGCGGTCCAGGGACCAGAGCAGGCCGGCAATCCGTTGATCCAGCAACTGATGCTGGAAGAACTCGCCACCCTGGAGAACCTGCCGCTGCACATCCCGATGCCCAGCGACCGGCGGCTGCAACGCATCTGCCTGGCACTGCTACAGACCCCGACCCATCCCAATACCCTGGAAGACTGGGCGCTGCAGGTCGGTGCCAGCACCCGGACCCTGGCCCGGTTGTTCCAGCAGCAGGTGCAGATGAACTTCAACACCTGGCGCCAGCAGTTGCGCCTGATGGAAGCCCTGCCCCGGCTGCTGGCCGGAGACAGCGTGCAACAGGTGGCCAAGGCCACCGGCTACGGCAGTGCGCGAGCGTTCAGCTCGATGTTCCGGCGACTGCTGGGGGAGAACCCGCGCGAATATGTCGCCAACCTGAACCAGTTCAATGAAATGATCAGGATCGGGTAG
- a CDS encoding DUF1302 domain-containing protein, producing the protein MISVNPFWRRAKLPLAVSLASTLAGPAFGVSFNIGEIEGSFDSSLSLGASWSTQNPNKNLIGVNNGGKGLSQTSDDGHLNFKAGDTFSKIFKGIHDLELKYGDTGVFVRGKYWYDFKLEDEDLRFKNVSNDNRKEGAKSSGGQILDAFVYHNYSIADQPGSVRFGKQVVSWGESTFIGGGINSINPIDVSAFRRPGAEIKEGLIPVNMFYVSQTLTDNLSAEAFYQLEWDQTVTDNCGTFFSQPDVISDGCSDNLRLLSKRSFLATQPGALPLLAGFGVNVNEEGVLVKRGADRDARDSGQFGVAFHYNFEPLDTEFGAYFMNYHSRAPIFSATGASAATFAAANALTLTPAASLRPLIVAGNSSYFVEYPEDIRLYGLSFSTTLPTGTAWSGELSYRPNAPVQLNTTDILYAGVTPLIGLGAASPLKGTAGTDLHGYRRKEITQFQTTFTHFFDQVMGASRLTLVGEVGVTHVGGLESSSKARYGRDPVFGPGAGALCATLNAGTILGAGPGADGSNRTENCNNDGFTTATSWGYRARAIWEYPDVFAGVNLKPNVAWSHDVKGYSPGPGGNFEEGRKAVSLGLDAEYQNTYTASLAYTNFFGGDYSTVDDRDFVALSVGVNF; encoded by the coding sequence ATGATCTCAGTAAACCCGTTCTGGCGCCGGGCAAAACTGCCCTTGGCCGTCAGTCTCGCCTCTACGCTTGCCGGTCCCGCCTTCGGCGTCAGTTTCAACATCGGTGAAATCGAAGGCAGCTTCGATTCGTCGCTGTCGCTGGGCGCCAGCTGGTCGACCCAGAACCCGAACAAGAACCTGATTGGCGTCAACAACGGCGGCAAGGGCCTGTCGCAAACCTCCGACGACGGGCACCTGAACTTCAAGGCCGGGGATACCTTTTCGAAAATCTTCAAGGGTATTCATGACCTGGAGCTGAAGTACGGCGACACCGGTGTGTTCGTGCGCGGCAAGTACTGGTACGACTTCAAGCTGGAAGACGAGGACCTGAGATTCAAGAACGTCAGCAACGACAATCGCAAGGAAGGCGCCAAGTCGTCCGGTGGGCAGATTCTCGATGCGTTCGTGTACCACAACTACTCGATTGCCGATCAGCCGGGTTCGGTGCGTTTCGGCAAGCAGGTGGTGAGCTGGGGTGAGAGCACCTTCATCGGCGGTGGCATCAACTCCATCAACCCGATCGACGTGTCGGCTTTCCGACGTCCAGGCGCCGAGATCAAGGAAGGCCTGATCCCGGTCAACATGTTCTATGTGTCCCAGACCCTGACCGATAACCTGTCGGCCGAGGCGTTCTACCAGTTGGAATGGGACCAGACGGTGACGGATAACTGCGGGACGTTTTTCTCGCAGCCGGATGTGATCTCTGATGGCTGCTCGGACAATCTCAGGTTACTGAGCAAGCGTTCGTTTCTCGCGACTCAGCCTGGTGCACTGCCGCTGCTGGCAGGGTTCGGGGTCAACGTCAACGAAGAGGGGGTTCTGGTCAAACGCGGTGCTGACCGTGATGCTCGGGACAGTGGTCAATTCGGTGTAGCGTTCCATTACAACTTCGAGCCGCTGGATACCGAGTTCGGCGCCTATTTCATGAATTATCATAGTCGTGCGCCGATTTTCAGTGCCACAGGTGCGTCGGCAGCGACTTTTGCCGCGGCTAACGCGTTGACGCTGACTCCTGCCGCTAGCTTGCGTCCTCTGATTGTCGCGGGCAACTCCAGCTACTTTGTCGAGTATCCCGAAGACATTCGACTCTATGGTTTGAGCTTTTCCACGACTCTGCCTACCGGAACGGCCTGGAGCGGTGAACTGAGCTACAGGCCAAACGCACCGGTGCAGCTCAACACGACCGACATTCTTTATGCGGGTGTCACGCCGTTGATTGGGCTGGGGGCGGCATCTCCGCTCAAGGGCACTGCCGGCACCGATTTGCATGGCTATCGCCGCAAGGAGATCACTCAATTCCAGACAACGTTCACGCACTTTTTTGATCAGGTCATGGGCGCCAGTCGCCTGACTCTGGTCGGTGAAGTAGGGGTTACCCATGTTGGTGGTCTGGAGAGCAGTTCCAAGGCGCGTTATGGACGTGACCCGGTATTTGGTCCGGGCGCAGGGGCACTTTGTGCAACGCTCAACGCCGGTACGATTCTGGGCGCTGGTCCAGGCGCGGATGGCAGCAACCGTACCGAGAACTGCAACAACGACGGCTTCACCACCGCCACCTCCTGGGGCTATCGCGCCCGGGCCATCTGGGAATATCCGGATGTCTTCGCTGGCGTGAACCTCAAGCCGAACGTGGCCTGGTCCCACGACGTGAAAGGCTATTCGCCAGGCCCTGGCGGCAACTTCGAGGAAGGTCGCAAGGCCGTCAGCCTGGGCCTCGATGCCGAATACCAGAACACCTACACCGCGAGCCTGGCCTACACCAACTTCTTCGGTGGCGACTACAGCACGGTGGATGACCGTGACTTCGTGGCGCTGAGCGTCGGTGTGAACTTCTAA
- a CDS encoding M48 family metallopeptidase gives MTKRLVLCALTTGMLLAGCQAVNTTNGGAVGVQRQQYMFSMLSSQEVDQMYAQSYQKTLGEAKGSGVLDKTSANAKRVQAIANRLIAQAPNFRPDSAQWQWEVNLIKSDELNANCGPGGKIIFYSGLIDQLKLTDDEIAAVMGHEIAHALREHGREAMSKAYGIQMAKQGAGALFGLTQDSLALADTVANYGMTLPNSRENENEADLIGLELAARAGYNPNAAITLWNKMSKASEGAPPEFMSTHPASSSRIASLQAAIPKVMPLYQQARKS, from the coding sequence ATGACTAAACGATTGGTTTTGTGTGCGTTGACAACGGGAATGCTGCTGGCCGGGTGCCAGGCGGTCAATACCACCAACGGCGGTGCCGTTGGCGTTCAGCGCCAACAATATATGTTCAGCATGTTGTCGAGTCAGGAAGTCGATCAGATGTATGCCCAGTCGTATCAGAAGACGCTGGGTGAGGCGAAGGGATCGGGCGTGCTGGACAAGACCAGTGCCAATGCCAAGCGGGTCCAGGCCATCGCCAATCGGCTGATCGCCCAGGCGCCGAATTTCCGCCCGGACTCGGCGCAGTGGCAGTGGGAGGTCAACCTGATCAAGAGCGATGAGCTCAACGCCAACTGCGGTCCCGGCGGCAAGATCATCTTTTATAGCGGGTTGATCGACCAGCTCAAGCTGACCGATGACGAAATCGCCGCGGTGATGGGGCATGAGATCGCCCACGCCCTGCGCGAGCACGGCCGCGAAGCGATGTCCAAGGCCTATGGCATCCAGATGGCCAAGCAGGGGGCGGGTGCCTTGTTCGGTCTGACCCAGGACAGCCTGGCGCTGGCCGATACCGTGGCGAACTACGGCATGACCCTGCCCAACAGCCGGGAGAACGAGAACGAAGCCGACCTGATTGGCCTGGAGTTGGCGGCTCGCGCCGGTTACAACCCGAACGCGGCCATTACCCTCTGGAACAAGATGAGCAAGGCCTCTGAAGGCGCGCCGCCGGAGTTCATGAGCACTCACCCGGCCTCCAGCAGCCGGATTGCTTCGCTGCAGGCGGCGATTCCCAAGGTCATGCCGCTGTACCAGCAGGCCCGCAAGTCCTGA